Proteins co-encoded in one Thermocrinis sp. genomic window:
- a CDS encoding DNA polymerase III subunit delta', which translates to MKARLFVEKMYKQGRIPNAILFYGKEGIGKREIASELAQAILCLKNQYPPCGSCTSCTLIKDFFSTPEEKLRVFGESSYGKEIFLYLQGDHPDFICIKPEKTEIKVDQIRALKDFVYIRPALSNKKVVLIQNAETMNLYAQNALLKVLEEPPADTFFILVCNNLHKILPTIKSRCFLLEIPPLTMDELTKRTGITDPTLLELADGSLKLLNQIKEKEDLVKTALNFLSGDIMTVYNIANKLDNLSEEDQMLFLKVLTFLIHKKYLKEKDDSYKLILDRLYSTMEYLGRGLNLTLLMFYIYLEGGNNLALHKGSLQGYKEDYAG; encoded by the coding sequence ATGAAGGCTAGGCTTTTTGTAGAGAAGATGTATAAGCAAGGACGCATACCTAATGCTATTCTTTTTTACGGTAAAGAAGGTATAGGCAAAAGGGAAATTGCCTCTGAACTTGCCCAAGCTATCTTGTGCTTAAAAAACCAGTATCCACCCTGTGGTAGTTGTACCTCCTGCACACTGATCAAGGACTTTTTTTCCACACCCGAGGAGAAACTGAGAGTTTTTGGAGAGTCCTCCTACGGTAAAGAGATTTTTTTGTATCTCCAAGGAGATCATCCAGACTTCATATGTATAAAGCCCGAAAAGACAGAAATAAAAGTGGATCAAATAAGAGCTTTAAAGGATTTTGTCTATATCAGACCAGCCCTTTCTAATAAAAAGGTCGTCCTCATCCAAAATGCGGAGACTATGAACCTCTATGCACAGAATGCTTTACTTAAGGTATTGGAAGAGCCTCCAGCTGATACCTTTTTCATATTAGTATGCAACAATTTACACAAGATCTTACCAACTATAAAGTCAAGGTGCTTTTTGTTAGAGATCCCCCCTCTAACGATGGACGAATTAACCAAAAGAACTGGGATAACTGACCCAACACTTTTAGAGCTTGCGGATGGAAGTCTAAAACTTTTAAATCAGATAAAGGAAAAAGAAGATCTTGTAAAAACTGCATTGAATTTCTTAAGCGGGGATATAATGACTGTATACAATATAGCTAACAAATTAGACAATCTAAGCGAAGAAGATCAAATGCTGTTTCTCAAGGTCCTTACCTTTCTAATTCACAAAAAGTATTTGAAAGAAAAAGACGATAGTTATAAACTAATATTGGATAGGCTGTATTCAACTATGGAATATTTGGGAAGAGGATTAAACCTTACATTGTTGATGTTTTATATTTACTTGGAAGGAGGTAATAACCTTGCTTTACATAAAGGCTCGCTTCAAGGATACAAGGAAGATTACGCAGGTTGA
- a CDS encoding radical SAM protein — MRLLQELRSDLNRLYLFELDDGLRVESVFYRGDTLCISSQVGCAIGCPFCLSGSKGLFRNLSYEEIYLQYKLLKERLPIKRIAIAGIGEPLMNYQNVEQAFWAFKKDGVKVSFYTTGFPTDKLLNLLNLPHNGITISIHTLDEEKRKYLLPHAGSLKTLLDVLKTHLRVLSKRKKKKIGLAYLLLKGINDSQEELLEFAKLVKALGVNAVLLYYNTTNANFVQMSPEEYEKHFFLLKSQDVRVTLSTRYRKDKLGGCGTLLINRSL; from the coding sequence ATGAGGCTTTTGCAGGAACTCAGGAGTGATTTAAACAGATTATACCTTTTTGAGTTGGACGATGGTTTAAGAGTGGAGTCAGTTTTTTATAGGGGGGACACACTTTGTATCTCTTCACAGGTAGGTTGCGCCATAGGTTGTCCTTTTTGTCTTTCGGGCTCAAAGGGACTTTTTAGAAACCTAAGCTACGAGGAGATATATTTACAGTATAAGCTTCTGAAGGAAAGGCTCCCAATAAAAAGGATAGCCATCGCAGGAATAGGCGAACCTCTTATGAACTATCAAAATGTAGAACAGGCTTTCTGGGCTTTTAAAAAAGATGGCGTAAAGGTTTCCTTTTATACCACTGGCTTTCCAACAGACAAGCTTTTAAACCTTCTAAACCTTCCACACAACGGCATAACAATATCCATTCACACCTTAGACGAAGAAAAAAGAAAATACCTACTACCCCACGCAGGAAGTCTTAAGACCCTTTTGGATGTCTTAAAAACTCATCTGAGAGTTCTAAGCAAACGCAAAAAGAAAAAAATAGGTTTGGCTTACTTGTTACTGAAAGGTATTAACGATTCGCAGGAGGAGCTTTTAGAATTTGCTAAGCTTGTAAAGGCTTTAGGTGTGAATGCGGTTTTGCTGTATTACAATACAACCAATGCAAACTTTGTTCAAATGTCGCCAGAAGAATACGAAAAACACTTTTTTCTACTAAAATCTCAGGATGTAAGAGTCACTCTATCCACAAGGTACAGGAAGGATAAGCTGGGCGGGTGTGGAACGCTTTTGATCAATCGGTCTTTATGA
- the folE gene encoding GTP cyclohydrolase I FolE yields the protein MAIDKEKIERAVRLFLEAIGEDPDREGLKETPNRVARMWEEFDKQRNFDFKLFEEFGDYNEMVLVRDITVYSLCEHHLLPFFGKAHIAYIPQGIVCGLSKLVRAVRAFALRPQVQERLTNQIADFLMEQLKPKGVAVVLEMEHLCMSMRGVMSPGHLTTTSALRGVFLSDLRTREEFLKLIQKTRS from the coding sequence GTGGCTATAGATAAAGAAAAGATTGAAAGAGCCGTAAGGCTTTTCTTAGAAGCCATAGGAGAAGATCCAGATAGAGAGGGTTTAAAGGAAACACCTAATAGAGTGGCGCGCATGTGGGAAGAGTTTGACAAACAAAGAAACTTTGACTTCAAACTCTTTGAAGAGTTTGGAGATTACAACGAAATGGTTTTGGTAAGAGATATAACCGTATATAGCCTGTGCGAGCATCATCTACTGCCTTTTTTTGGAAAAGCCCATATAGCCTACATACCTCAAGGTATAGTTTGCGGACTGTCCAAGTTGGTAAGGGCTGTCAGAGCCTTTGCCTTAAGACCCCAGGTTCAAGAAAGACTAACCAATCAAATAGCTGACTTTCTCATGGAACAACTAAAACCTAAGGGCGTGGCCGTGGTCTTAGAAATGGAGCATCTGTGTATGTCTATGAGAGGGGTAATGTCTCCCGGCCATCTGACCACAACCTCTGCACTAAGAGGTGTTTTCCTATCAGATCTACGGACAAGGGAAGAATTCTTGAAACTTATACAAAAGACCAGATCATGA
- the ricT gene encoding regulatory iron-sulfur-containing complex subunit RicT — protein MLYIKARFKDTRKITQVDGVNEELSRGDLIVVNSEKGEEIVEVLGYSKESSSSRVSFVRRANEEDIANAEENEKKAQEVHELCKDKIRQYNLGMKLLKTYIPLDKSKVFFYYTAEQRVDFRPLVRDLAKVVKKRIEMRQVGVRDAVQMMGWVGNCGNDTCCAKFTEKFESVYVYDIHNQNLPLSPSKFTGPCGRLLCCLAYERDNYLVKEILPEIGTPLCYQGKEFRLAFVDPIQEYAMLEADDKKVRVPLEEILPFGYKKSLENCRKCPTCCRRINLDYEAFAGTQE, from the coding sequence TTGCTTTACATAAAGGCTCGCTTCAAGGATACAAGGAAGATTACGCAGGTTGACGGCGTTAATGAAGAGTTAAGTCGGGGCGATCTAATAGTAGTCAATTCGGAAAAGGGGGAGGAAATCGTAGAAGTTCTGGGTTATTCAAAAGAGAGTTCGTCCTCAAGAGTGTCCTTTGTACGAAGGGCTAACGAAGAAGATATAGCTAATGCAGAGGAGAACGAAAAAAAGGCGCAAGAAGTGCATGAATTGTGTAAGGATAAGATAAGGCAGTACAACCTCGGCATGAAGCTTCTCAAAACATACATACCACTTGATAAGTCTAAAGTCTTCTTTTACTACACTGCTGAGCAGAGGGTCGATTTTAGACCTTTGGTGAGGGACCTTGCAAAGGTTGTAAAAAAACGTATAGAAATGCGGCAGGTTGGAGTTAGGGATGCAGTTCAGATGATGGGTTGGGTTGGAAACTGTGGCAACGACACATGCTGTGCAAAATTTACAGAGAAGTTTGAATCTGTTTACGTCTATGACATACACAATCAGAACCTCCCCCTTTCTCCTTCTAAATTCACAGGTCCCTGTGGAAGACTTCTGTGCTGTCTGGCGTACGAAAGGGACAATTACTTAGTAAAGGAAATCTTACCAGAAATTGGAACACCTCTTTGTTATCAAGGTAAAGAATTCAGGCTTGCCTTTGTAGATCCTATTCAAGAGTATGCTATGTTAGAGGCTGATGACAAAAAAGTTCGTGTGCCCTTAGAGGAGATCTTGCCCTTCGGTTATAAAAAGTCCTTGGAAAATTGTAGAAAATGTCCCACGTGTTGCAGAAGAATAAACTTAGACTATGAGGCTTTTGCAGGAACTCAGGAGTGA